In Desulfomonile tiedjei, the following proteins share a genomic window:
- the speE gene encoding polyamine aminopropyltransferase has product MSLNQSEWFTEAFENRTAFSVRYSNKLLDEVSSFQRIEVFDSDFMGRVLVLAGCFMVTDKDSFIYHEMLLHPAMALVSAARRILIIGGGDGGAVTEAVKYPAVESVTLCEIDPQVVSACRRFFPEISAGLDDPRVTVVNEDGAAYVKNFEEEFDIILVDSTDPVGPGKALYEISFYESIRRALKPGGAAVFQTESPLFMEDVFSMAQRDLGGVFGHDRIRPYLATVPSYPGGLWSFTFCSKDLDPVAQALGDVAPEVRKSLKYYSAEVHRAAFALPAFVTKLVDESRS; this is encoded by the coding sequence ATGTCCCTGAATCAATCTGAATGGTTTACTGAAGCATTTGAGAATCGGACGGCCTTTTCCGTTCGCTATTCGAATAAACTCCTTGACGAAGTCAGCTCATTCCAAAGGATCGAGGTCTTCGATTCCGATTTTATGGGCCGCGTGCTTGTCCTGGCCGGGTGCTTCATGGTCACGGACAAGGATTCATTCATTTACCATGAAATGCTTCTTCATCCGGCAATGGCCCTTGTTTCGGCCGCGCGACGGATCTTGATCATCGGTGGTGGTGACGGCGGCGCAGTAACTGAGGCGGTGAAATACCCCGCGGTGGAATCCGTGACCCTTTGCGAGATTGACCCGCAGGTCGTAAGTGCATGCCGCAGGTTTTTTCCCGAAATTTCGGCAGGTTTGGACGACCCTCGGGTTACAGTGGTGAATGAAGACGGTGCCGCTTACGTGAAGAACTTCGAGGAAGAATTCGACATCATCCTCGTGGATTCCACCGATCCTGTGGGACCGGGAAAGGCCCTTTATGAAATATCCTTTTATGAATCAATAAGAAGGGCGCTTAAACCGGGCGGTGCGGCCGTGTTTCAGACTGAGAGCCCGCTTTTCATGGAAGATGTGTTTTCGATGGCCCAGAGAGATCTGGGTGGAGTTTTCGGCCACGACAGGATCAGACCGTATCTTGCCACCGTGCCGTCTTATCCCGGTGGCCTGTGGTCTTTCACTTTTTGCTCGAAGGACCTGGACCCAGTTGCCCAGGCCCTTGGAGACGTGGCTCCGGAGGTCCGAAAGTCTCTCAAATACTACAGCGCCGAGGTTCATCGAGCGGCCTTCGCCCTGCCCGCTTTTGTAACCAAACTGGTTGATGAGTCGCGATCCTGA
- a CDS encoding arginine decarboxylase, pyruvoyl-dependent: protein MLFGNLPKRFFLTSGFGEASTDLNAFDAALLQAGIGDTNLIKLSSILPPGAEEVEPFPLPKGSLVPLAYGERVSSEQGITISAAVAVGIPEDPAAAGLIMECSRIGEPGPCEEAVQAMVREGMEVIRGTRIKQIKSISATLTVRRVGAVFAAVVLCP, encoded by the coding sequence ATGTTGTTTGGAAATCTTCCGAAGAGGTTCTTTTTGACTTCCGGTTTCGGGGAAGCATCGACCGACCTGAACGCGTTTGACGCGGCGCTGCTGCAGGCCGGCATCGGGGACACCAATCTGATAAAGCTTAGCAGCATCCTTCCACCCGGGGCTGAGGAGGTCGAGCCTTTTCCTCTACCCAAGGGATCTTTGGTGCCCCTGGCCTATGGGGAACGGGTTTCGTCCGAGCAGGGCATTACGATTTCGGCCGCGGTGGCTGTCGGCATCCCTGAGGATCCTGCTGCCGCAGGACTCATTATGGAATGTTCGCGAATCGGGGAGCCCGGACCCTGTGAAGAAGCGGTGCAAGCCATGGTGAGGGAAGGAATGGAAGTCATAAGAGGTACTCGTATCAAACAGATAAAAAGCATTTCGGCAACCCTGACCGTTCGAAGGGTGGGTGCGGTGTTCGCGGCGGTGGTATTATGTCCCTGA
- a CDS encoding pyridoxal phosphate-dependent aminotransferase: MDYPQIPTSRRSEEIPPFLVMDVLEKAMEMAESGTDVIHLEVGEPDFDTPANIVQAGIRAMQAGKTHYTPSMGIPELRRAVAEHYERTYGATVDPQCVIITSGSSPAILLALSALLDPGCEVILSNPHYACYPNFIRFLGGVPVYVTIRAEDGFQIDPDEVAKAVTDKTRAILINSPSNPTGIVMDPERMRRLAELKVPIISDEIYHGLVYEGQEHSILEFTRNAFVLNGFSKLYAMTGWRLGYVITPKEQVRPIQKMTQNFFISPADFVQWAGLEALTNSSTETARMKAVFNQRRVAMISKLKQIGFEIRVDPTAAFYILADAKRFSKDSYRFAFEILEEAGVGVAPGIDFGSNAEGFLRFSYTNSLENIHAGLDRLDLYLKQRFGAVKAESR, translated from the coding sequence ATGGATTATCCACAGATTCCCACCTCAAGGCGATCCGAAGAGATCCCTCCGTTTCTCGTAATGGACGTGCTGGAGAAGGCCATGGAAATGGCCGAAAGCGGAACTGACGTCATACATTTGGAAGTCGGCGAGCCGGATTTCGATACCCCCGCGAATATCGTCCAGGCAGGCATCCGGGCGATGCAGGCCGGGAAAACCCACTACACGCCAAGCATGGGAATACCGGAACTCAGGAGGGCCGTGGCCGAACACTACGAGAGGACATACGGCGCGACCGTGGACCCTCAATGTGTGATCATAACTTCCGGATCGTCGCCGGCCATTCTTTTGGCCCTCTCGGCACTGCTGGACCCGGGCTGCGAGGTCATACTCTCCAACCCTCATTATGCGTGCTATCCCAATTTCATACGTTTCCTGGGCGGAGTACCCGTTTACGTTACTATTAGGGCTGAGGACGGCTTTCAGATTGATCCTGACGAAGTGGCAAAGGCTGTAACGGATAAAACACGGGCAATCTTAATCAATTCCCCTTCCAATCCGACCGGAATAGTCATGGACCCCGAGCGGATGAGACGTTTGGCTGAACTGAAGGTACCCATCATATCCGATGAGATTTATCATGGGCTGGTTTATGAGGGTCAGGAGCATTCGATCCTTGAATTCACCCGGAACGCCTTTGTGCTTAACGGGTTCTCCAAGCTTTACGCCATGACCGGCTGGAGATTGGGCTATGTCATTACTCCCAAGGAGCAGGTGCGCCCTATTCAGAAAATGACGCAGAATTTCTTTATCAGTCCTGCGGACTTCGTTCAATGGGCCGGTTTGGAGGCGCTGACCAATTCGTCCACGGAAACCGCTCGGATGAAGGCCGTTTTCAACCAGAGGCGGGTGGCCATGATCTCGAAGCTGAAGCAGATCGGATTTGAAATAAGAGTGGACCCCACCGCGGCTTTTTACATTCTGGCCGATGCCAAGCGTTTCTCGAAGGACTCGTACCGTTTTGCCTTCGAAATACTGGAGGAGGCAGGGGTAGGCGTGGCGCCGGGCATAGACTTTGGAAGCAATGCTGAAGGCTTTCTCCGTTTCTCTTACACCAATTCCCTTGAAAACATTCACGCGGGTCTGGACAGATTAGACCTCTACCTGAAGCAGAGGTTCGGCGCAGTCAAGGCGGAGAGCCGGTGA
- a CDS encoding 16S rRNA (uracil(1498)-N(3))-methyltransferase has protein sequence MTQRRIFLSPESLCREGIVFPRKTAHYLRNVLRLRSGDCVEVFAGERQCIIRLAASPGGELRGEIVESKPTDPCSAEELVLAFSCVRPGPVEEILRHGTELGVTRFVPILSTRANRRPPEIKPRWESIVAAAAAQSRRGQTPLLSSPSSFDDFIQGASASGTRILLSTDLDAEPLLAFLEKHAPCEIAILVGPEGGLETGEEMKAVEAGFHPVSLGAGVLRTETAAVVAAATVTMWRHWSESRGRKTQTGL, from the coding sequence GTGACTCAAAGACGAATATTCCTGAGCCCGGAAAGCCTTTGCAGAGAAGGGATTGTTTTTCCGCGCAAGACAGCCCATTATCTTCGAAACGTCCTACGGCTGCGATCCGGAGATTGCGTGGAGGTTTTCGCTGGCGAGCGGCAATGCATCATCCGGTTGGCCGCCTCACCCGGAGGCGAGCTTCGCGGGGAAATAGTCGAATCCAAACCGACAGATCCGTGCTCAGCCGAAGAACTTGTTTTGGCATTTTCCTGCGTTCGCCCCGGGCCTGTGGAGGAAATACTGAGACACGGGACCGAACTGGGCGTGACGCGGTTCGTGCCTATCCTCAGCACGCGGGCAAACCGCCGTCCCCCGGAGATCAAGCCGCGCTGGGAGTCCATTGTAGCTGCTGCAGCCGCTCAGTCGCGGCGCGGCCAAACGCCGTTGCTGAGTTCTCCGTCAAGTTTCGATGATTTCATCCAGGGCGCTTCGGCATCGGGCACGCGAATCCTCCTATCGACGGATTTGGACGCGGAACCGCTCCTGGCTTTTCTGGAGAAGCACGCGCCATGTGAGATAGCCATATTGGTGGGGCCGGAAGGCGGCTTGGAGACGGGTGAAGAGATGAAGGCCGTCGAGGCTGGGTTTCACCCGGTGAGCCTGGGAGCGGGCGTGTTACGAACCGAAACAGCGGCAGTGGTCGCGGCCGCTACCGTGACGATGTGGAGGCATTGGTCGGAATCGCGAGGGCGAAAAACTCAAACAGGGCTCTAG
- a CDS encoding tetratricopeptide repeat protein, with the protein MASRCLEESYFSAEYPLAFPETFLPSFPDEELVQDALPEILPVASRLGKAGFLNWIDFTLENPDQIWETEAPDGDNFYHYLNFVEEGGDPPVFVVEVRYCDDLMEVNNYCLLVKESELARLRKGKKVFCRASDWEKEKLIRELNDTALSKYDQDCLEEARQLIDVAISLSGAGCAYLFNNRGLICWKMGKTDQAKRDFLQSISLDEQNGDPYFNIGLIYFDELDYSKALRYLRRAVEINPTDSQFLTELGHLYLEIEREPEALRLFKKALENNPKDAQVDFHLGYYFLYKKREPRHALKHYHQGLKKDPQDQFALADVAIAHWALGNKRKSLEIHRNLQHSPCLMPYTISRLVYLNVEMGDYESALKYYRQALSQKEPFEPEWLHYHAALVYANTGRLKQALDILNLAVKAGGEAVIKRAMSDKALRTLKQIPDFKKLIKLTGKRRTR; encoded by the coding sequence ATGGCGAGCAGATGTCTGGAGGAAAGTTATTTTTCGGCGGAATACCCTCTAGCTTTCCCTGAAACCTTTCTGCCCTCTTTTCCCGATGAAGAGCTTGTGCAAGATGCCCTGCCCGAAATCCTGCCTGTGGCAAGCCGCCTAGGTAAGGCCGGATTTCTCAACTGGATTGACTTCACCCTGGAGAATCCGGACCAGATTTGGGAAACCGAAGCCCCTGACGGCGATAATTTCTACCATTACCTCAACTTTGTGGAAGAGGGCGGTGACCCGCCGGTCTTCGTTGTGGAAGTTCGCTACTGCGACGACCTGATGGAGGTCAACAATTACTGCCTGCTGGTGAAAGAATCCGAGTTGGCCAGGCTGCGCAAAGGCAAGAAGGTGTTTTGCCGGGCCAGCGATTGGGAAAAAGAGAAGCTGATCCGCGAACTTAACGACACGGCCCTTTCAAAATACGATCAGGACTGCCTCGAAGAAGCGAGACAACTCATAGACGTTGCTATCAGCCTCAGCGGCGCCGGTTGCGCCTATCTTTTCAACAATCGGGGTTTGATCTGCTGGAAAATGGGCAAAACGGATCAGGCCAAACGCGATTTCCTGCAATCCATAAGCCTTGACGAGCAAAATGGAGACCCTTATTTCAACATCGGCTTGATATATTTTGATGAGTTGGATTACAGCAAGGCCTTGAGGTACTTGCGCAGGGCGGTCGAGATTAACCCCACCGACAGCCAGTTCCTCACCGAGCTGGGACATCTTTACCTGGAGATCGAGCGAGAGCCGGAGGCTTTGAGGCTGTTCAAGAAGGCCCTGGAGAATAACCCCAAGGACGCTCAAGTCGATTTTCACCTGGGATATTATTTTCTGTATAAAAAGCGCGAACCTCGTCACGCGCTTAAACACTACCACCAAGGCTTGAAAAAGGACCCGCAGGACCAGTTCGCATTGGCCGACGTTGCCATAGCGCACTGGGCCCTCGGAAACAAGCGCAAGAGCCTGGAAATTCACAGAAACCTCCAACACAGCCCTTGTCTAATGCCTTACACCATAAGTAGGCTGGTCTATCTTAACGTGGAGATGGGAGATTACGAAAGTGCGCTGAAGTACTATCGTCAGGCCTTAAGCCAGAAAGAGCCGTTTGAACCCGAATGGCTCCATTACCACGCAGCCCTGGTGTATGCGAATACAGGCCGACTGAAACAGGCGCTTGATATACTGAATCTGGCTGTGAAGGCCGGTGGCGAAGCAGTGATAAAGCGTGCAATGTCGGACAAAGCCCTCCGCACACTAAAGCAAATTCCGGATTTCAAGAAGCTGATCAAGCTTACGGGGAAGAGGCGCACTCGATAA